The Salegentibacter mishustinae genome includes a window with the following:
- a CDS encoding nucleotidyltransferase domain-containing protein, with the protein MKISEKNINRIKKLCKQYKVKTFSAFGSVTRDDFKDDSDIDFVVDFEETDPFKYTDLYFQLKENLEKLLQRQIDLIEERGIKNQFFRKELDSTKILIYGQ; encoded by the coding sequence ATGAAAATATCTGAAAAAAACATTAATCGAATTAAGAAACTTTGTAAGCAATACAAAGTCAAAACGTTTTCTGCTTTTGGCTCTGTGACTCGTGATGATTTTAAAGACGATTCTGACATCGATTTTGTTGTAGATTTTGAAGAAACGGATCCGTTTAAGTACACGGACTTATATTTTCAACTCAAAGAGAATTTAGAAAAATTACTTCAGCGACAAATTGACTTAATCGAAGAACGTGGAATAAAAAATCAATTTTTCAGAAAAGAGCTTGATAGCACAAAAATTCTGATTTATGGACAATAG
- a CDS encoding IS110 family RNA-guided transposase — translation METRVTALPKLFIGLDIHKSSWKIHCSTDLFSGKSFSMEPHCEILYKYVRKHYPDHQVSIAYEAGCFGYAAHRKFESYGWQSLVVNPADIHRKGKEQYTKTDRIDAQLISRELKDGRLESIQIVGEERECFRSLFRRRYSLSKDLRRIKSMIKMQLLYFGVKLPREFDNDHWSHAFRTWLEVQEFSHGTANESLASKLRSFRFLDQEFRHISNQIRAYARTHYKKDYYLLKSVPGIGGIVAAGILAELGDLRRFNTLKHLAGYVGIAPGIYQSGATSRTTGMTPRAQRLMRSYFVEASWQAVRTDPIMQAYYRKHVGKDSKKIIIKVAHKLLSRTLAVIKTETPYEIGVVA, via the coding sequence ATGGAAACCCGAGTTACTGCCTTACCAAAGTTATTCATTGGCCTTGATATCCACAAGTCAAGCTGGAAGATTCATTGTAGTACCGATCTTTTTTCAGGTAAATCCTTCAGTATGGAGCCACATTGCGAGATCCTTTATAAATATGTTCGAAAGCATTATCCGGATCACCAGGTTAGTATTGCCTACGAAGCAGGGTGCTTTGGCTATGCCGCACATCGGAAGTTTGAATCTTACGGATGGCAGTCTCTGGTAGTAAATCCAGCAGATATCCATCGTAAGGGTAAAGAACAGTATACTAAGACCGATCGTATCGATGCCCAGCTCATTAGCCGGGAACTCAAAGATGGTCGTCTGGAGAGTATCCAAATTGTTGGGGAAGAGCGAGAATGTTTTCGAAGTTTATTTAGAAGACGCTATAGTCTGAGCAAAGATCTTCGACGTATTAAAAGCATGATCAAGATGCAACTCTTGTACTTTGGGGTAAAGCTTCCTCGGGAATTTGATAACGACCACTGGAGCCATGCCTTTCGCACTTGGTTAGAAGTTCAGGAATTCTCCCATGGGACGGCTAACGAGAGTCTGGCTAGTAAACTTCGAAGTTTTCGATTTCTGGATCAGGAATTCCGACATATTTCTAATCAAATAAGAGCTTACGCGCGTACCCATTATAAAAAGGATTATTATTTGCTAAAGAGTGTTCCTGGGATTGGAGGTATCGTAGCAGCTGGTATTCTAGCCGAGTTAGGTGACCTGCGACGTTTTAATACCCTGAAGCATCTGGCTGGTTATGTTGGAATAGCACCTGGTATCTATCAGAGTGGGGCTACTTCTCGAACTACCGGGATGACCCCCAGGGCTCAGCGTTTAATGCGATCCTATTTTGTAGAAGCCTCTTGGCAGGCTGTACGAACAGATCCTATCATGCAGGCCTATTACCGTAAGCATGTTGGAAAAGATAGTAAGAAGATTATCATAAAGGTGGCCCATAAATTACTGAGTCGGACTTTAGCAGTTATAAAAACAGAAACTCCTTATGAAATAGGAGTGGTAGCATGA
- a CDS encoding HepT-like ribonuclease domain-containing protein has product MDNRINAWFEDIIKSIDEIFEFLPEKRDFFEYQKDLKTKKAVERNIEIIGEAINRIVKHKESDFQINNAQKIIGTRNRIAHEYDSISDEVIWTIIIRELPELKKEIQNIVEKH; this is encoded by the coding sequence ATGGACAATAGAATTAATGCTTGGTTTGAAGACATAATTAAATCTATTGACGAAATATTTGAGTTTCTACCCGAAAAAAGAGATTTCTTTGAGTATCAAAAGGACTTAAAAACCAAAAAAGCAGTTGAAAGAAATATTGAAATAATCGGAGAAGCAATAAACCGAATAGTAAAACACAAAGAATCTGATTTTCAAATCAACAACGCACAAAAGATAATCGGTACTCGAAATAGAATCGCTCACGAATATGATAGCATTTCTGACGAAGTTATTTGGACGATAATAATACGAGAACTACCAGAATTGAAAAAAGAAATCCAAAACATAGTGGAAAAGCACTAG
- a CDS encoding tyrosine-type recombinase/integrase, translating into MLPSIERPHKLPVVLSRSEVKQLLKTPKLLKHRLVLAMLYGCGLRCFELRSLQLKDLDFDRKMLHIRQGKGRKDRYVPLSQMQVRGLKKYIVVDNPTTWCFNGNDRKGDPAQLSAMGVQWIVREARKHSGIQKEITTHSLRHSYATHLLEMGLDIISVKDLLGHADIQTTLTYLHVAQLGRQKPFSPLDRLYKEQA; encoded by the coding sequence ATGTTACCTTCCATTGAACGTCCCCACAAACTTCCAGTAGTGTTAAGCCGTAGTGAAGTAAAGCAACTGCTTAAAACGCCCAAACTGCTCAAGCACCGGTTGGTACTGGCAATGCTCTACGGTTGTGGCCTTCGGTGCTTTGAACTTCGCAGCCTCCAGCTCAAAGACCTGGATTTTGATCGTAAAATGCTTCACATCCGCCAGGGAAAAGGAAGAAAAGACCGGTATGTTCCATTATCCCAGATGCAGGTCCGTGGCCTAAAAAAATATATTGTTGTAGACAATCCTACCACCTGGTGCTTTAATGGCAACGACAGGAAAGGTGATCCAGCTCAGTTATCTGCCATGGGGGTGCAATGGATCGTTCGCGAAGCCCGTAAACACAGCGGGATCCAAAAAGAAATCACTACACATAGCCTTCGGCACAGCTATGCTACCCACCTTTTGGAGATGGGATTGGATATTATCAGTGTCAAAGATCTATTGGGACACGCAGATATCCAAACCACCCTCACCTACCTTCATGTGGCACAACTAGGTAGGCAAAAGCCATTCAGTCCGTTGGACCGGCTCTATAAAGAACAGGCGTGA